A single region of the Pyricularia oryzae 70-15 chromosome 4, whole genome shotgun sequence genome encodes:
- a CDS encoding 60S ribosomal protein L43: protein MAKRTTKVGITGKYGTRYGASLRKQVKRMEISQHARYTCTFCGKNTVKRHSVGIWNCGACKKTISGGAYVVSTPAAAAARSTLRRLREIADV, encoded by the exons ATGGCGAAGCGCACAACCA AGGTCGGTATCACCGGCAAGTACGGTACTAG ATATGGTGCCTCCCTGAGGAAGCAGGTCAAGCGTATGGAAATCAGCCAGCACGCCAGGTACACATG CACCTTCTGCGGCAAGAACACCGTCAAGAGGCACTCGGTTGGCATCTGGAACTGCGGTGCTTGCAAGAAGACCATCAGCGGAGGAGCCTACGTCGTCTCGacccccgccgccgctgccgccaggTCGACCCTCAGGCGTCTGCGTGAGATCGCCGACGTTTAA
- a CDS encoding transporter sec24, with amino-acid sequence MADYSMYHALGQGEQLDPNDPNRTSQPAPPQFQPPAAQFPAQQSPAYGSPVSATAPPGQPAAPGYGAPMQAQQAPGAQGYFQGQPSPGQDADLAAQMGGMNLGQEAASAHGKKKKKDRHAYHTVEATGSSQAFNGIPPAGTAATAFLNSDPSGTAGFVGQVDPQANQFPRQAGVQFPAQGGTPFPAPSSQFAPVPGGPASQPAFAPSGGSSQVSPDEIPSVPVSRDSVQQYFFSNVYPTFERHVPPPAAISFVAYDQGNSSPKYARLTMNNIPSSTEGLQSTGLPLGLILQPLAPLQEGESPIPVLDFGDAGPPRCRRCRAYINPFMMFRAGGNKFVCNLCTYPNDTPSEYFCATSPQGVRADRDQRPELCRGTVEFVVPKEYWTKEPVGMRWLFVIDVTQESYNKGFLESFCDGVLRALYGGDSSEDEKDENGEPSVKRSIPPNARVGFVTFDKDVHFYNVSASLEQAQMMIMTDIEDPFVPLSEGLFVDPYESKAVITSLLSRLPTMFSNIKNPEPALLSTLNSAVSALEKTGGKVICSLSALPTWGPGRLFMRDDGKHPGGEIDKKLFTTEHPAWKKLAEKMASSGIGVDFFMAAPSGGYLDIATVGHVSSTTGGETYYYPNFIAPRDNTKLSLEIKHSVERETGYQALMKVRCSNGLQVSAYHGNFIQHNFNADLEIGVIDQDKAIGVSFSYDGKLDSKLDAHFQAALLYTTGNGERRVRCCNIIASVNENPRESMKFVDQDAVYSILAKEAATKLATTSASLKDIRLSLTEKTIDSMAGYRKNHTAQSHPPGQLVMPERLKEFCIYMLALVKCRAFKGGSETSDRRVHEMRMIRSMSALELSLYLYPRMIPIHNLQPEEGFPDAQTGHLRMPPAIRASFSRVETGGVYLVDNGQQCLMWFHAQTSPNLIADLFGEDKTELKALDAYTSTLPVLETHLNAQVRNIVEFLRTLRGSKGLTIQLARQGIDGAEYEFARMLVEDRNNEAQSYVDWLVHIHKGVQLELTGQRKKENHSESSTLSNFAGLRPGYW; translated from the exons ATGGCCGACTACTCTATGTATCATGCCCTCGGGCAGGGCGAACAGCTGGACCCCAACGACCCGAATCGCACAAGCCAACCTGCACCTCCCCAGTTCCAGCCGCCCGCGGCACAGTTCCCAGCTCAGCAGAGTCCAGCCTACGGTTCCCCGGTTTCTGCAACTGCACCACCCGGCCAACCAGCGGCACCCGGCTATGGCGCGCCCATGCAAGCACAGCAGGCTCCCGGAGCGCAGGGTTACTTTCAGGGCCAGCCTTCTCCGGGTCAGGATGCCGACCTGGCGGCACAGATGGGGGGCATGAACCTAGGCCAGGAGGCTGCGTCGGCGCatgggaagaagaaaaagaaggacaGGCACGCCTATCATACCGTTGAAGCTACTGGTTCGTCACAGGCTTTCAATGGCATCCCGCCTGCTGGGACGGCGGCGACAGCTTTCTTGAATTCCGACCCTTCGGGTACCGCCGGCTTTGTTGGCCAAGTAGACCCGCAGGCCAACCAGTTCCCAAGGCAGGCTGGTGTACAATTTCCTGCTCAGGGTGGCACGCCGTTTCCTGCGCCTTCCTCGCAGTTCGCCCCCGTACCAGGCGGCCCCGCATCGCAGCCCGCCTTTGCACCAAGCGGCGGTTCCTCCCAAGTCTCGCCCGATGAGATCCCTAGTGTCCCAGTCTCTCGTGACTCAGTTCAGCAATACTTTTTCAGCAATGTCTATCCCACTTTCGAACGACATGTGCCTCCGCCTGCCGCCATCTCCTTCGTCGCCTATGACCAGGGCAACTCTTCTCCTAAATATGCTCGTCTGACCATGAACAATATCCCCTCGAGCACAGAAGGCCTGCAAAGTACTGGCTTGCCCCTGGGTCTCATACTGCAACCTCTAGCCCCGTTACAGGAGGGAGAGTCTCCGATCCCGGTCCTGGACTTTGGTGATGCTGGACCTCCAAGATGCCGGAGATGTCGAGCCTATATCAACCCTTTTATGATGTTCAGGGCTGGTGGTAACAAATTCGTCTGCAACCTTTGCACCTACCCCAACGATACCCCATCCGAATATTTCTGTGCGACCTCGCCACAAGGTGTACGTGCCGACCGAGACCAACGGCCGGAGCTCTGCCGGGGTACAGTCGAGTTTGTTGTGCCCAAGGAGTACTGGACAAAAGAGCCTGTCGGCATGCGCTGGCTGTTTGTGATCGATGTGACCCAAGAATCTTATAACAAGGGCTTCCTAGAGTCCTTTTGTGATGGTGTCCTGAGGGCACTATATGGTGGGGATAGTAGTGAGGAcgaaaaggatgaaaatggAGAGCCCAGTGTGAAAAGGAGTATACCGCCTAACGCAAGGGTCGGATTCGTCACGTTTGACAAGGACGTACACTTCTACAACGTCAGC GCGTCCTTGGAACAAGCCCAGATGATGATCATGACCGACATCGAGGATCCCTTCGTTCCACTCAGCGAGGGACTCTTCGTTGATCCTTATGAGTCCAA GGCTGTCATCACTTCGCTTCTGAGCAGATTGCCAACTATGTTTTCCAACATTAAGAACCCAGAACCCGCGCTACTCTCCACTCTCAACTCAGCAGTGTCAGCACTAGAGAAGACTGGAGGCAAGGTCATTTGTTCACTCTCTGCGCTCCCGACCTGGGGCCCAGGACGGCTCTTCATGAGGGATGATGGCAAGCACCCTGGTGGCGAGATTGACAAGAAGCTTTTCACGACCGAGCACCCTGCCTGGAAGAAGCTGGCGGAGAAAATGGCGTCTAGTGGCATTGGTGTCGACTTTTTCATGGCTGCACCTTCCGGTGGCTACCTGGACATCGCAACCGTCG GTCATGTTTCATCAACTACTGGCGGCGAGACTTACTATTACCCCAACTTCATCGCGCCTAGGGACAACACCAAATTGTCACTTGAGATCAAGCATTCTGTGGAACGGGAGACGGGATATCAAGCTTTGATGAAAGTCCGATGCTCGAACGGTCTCCAGGTTTCTGCGTACCACGGCAACTTCATCCAACACAATTTCAACGCCGACCTTGAGATTGGAGTTATCGACCAGGACAAGGCAATTGGTGTCAGCTTCAGCTACGATGGCAAGCTAGATTCAAAGCTGGATGCTCACTTCCAAGCCGCCCTACTGTATACCACAGGAAATGGAGAGAGGCGCGTACGATGCTGCAATATCATTGCCAGCGTAAATGAAAACCCACGCGAGAGCATGAAGTTTGTGGACCAGGACGCGGTTTATTCCATCCTCGCCAAAGAAGCTGCAACAAAGCTTGCAACAACATCGGCTTCTCTGAAGGACATCCGCCTCAGCCTCACAGAGAAGACGATCGACTCAATGGCAGGCTACCGGAAGAACCATACAGCCCAGTCGCACCCACCGGGTCAGCTCGTTATGCCTGAGCGACTCAAGGAGTTCTGTATTTACATGCTTGCACTCGTCAAGTGCAGAGCATTCAAGGGTGGTAGCGAGACATCGGACAGGAGAGTACATGAGATGCGCATGATACGGTCCATGAGCGCACTCGAACTCAGCTTGTATCTGTACCCACGTATGATTCCCATCCACAACCTTCAACCCGAGGAGGGCTTCCCGGATGCGCAAACTGGTCATCTCCGCATGCCACCCGCCATACGGGCGTCTTTCAGCCGCGTCGAGACTGGTGGTGTCTATTTGGTCGATAATGGACAACAATGTCTGATGTGGTTCCATGCGCAAACGTCGCCCAACCTGATTGCCGATCTCTTTGGAGAGGACAAGACGGAACTCAAGGCACTGGACGCGTACACCTCAACGTTGCCAGTCTTGGAAACACATTTGAACGCGCAAGTGCGCAACATAGTTGAGTTTCTACGGACGCTCCGCGGCTCCAAGGGGCTCACGATCCAGCTGGCACGACAGGGCATTGACGGGGCTGAATACGAGTTTGCACGTATGTTAGTTGAAGATCGGAACAATGAGGCACAAAGCTATGTCGACTGGCTGGTGCACATACATAAGGGCGTCCAACTGGAG TTGACTGGGCagaggaagaaggaaaaccaCAGTGAATCATCGACGCTGTCAAACTTTGCTGGTTTGCGACCTGGGTACTGGTAG